The Halovivax ruber XH-70 genome includes the window ACGGCCTGCCGGGGTCGATCGTCGTCATCACGCTCTACACCTATCCGTACGTCTACCTGACGACGCGAGCGGGCCTGCTCTCGTTCGACCGGACGCTGCTAGACGCCGCGCGCACCTTAGATCACGGCCGCTGGGAGGCCTTTCGCCGGGTGACGTTCCCCCAGATCCGACCCGCCATCACTGCAGGCGCGCTGCTGGCAGCGCTGTACGCCGTCTCCGACTTCGGAACGCCGGCGATCATGCGTCTACGGGTGTTCACCCGTCAGATCTACGTCGAGTTCACCAGCTTCCAGTCGGAGTACGCCGCCGTCCTCTCGCTGCAGTTGCTCGCCATCGTCCTCGTGGTCCTGGCTCTGGAGTCTCGCGTCCGTTCTGGAGGGCGGACGGGGAGCGACGGCGCAGGTCGCGGTGACGCCGCGGATCCGGCCGTGTCGCTGGGCACGTGGCGCTGGCCAGCCACCCTGTTGCCAGCGGCGGTGTCGGGCCTGGCACTGCTGGTCCCGATGTGGATTCTCGGTCTCTGGCTGGTGAACGCCGACCCGAACGCCAGCGACGCGCTCGCGCTCCAGGGATACCACGTCATCAACTCGGTGAAGGTCGCCGCCGCGGCGGCCATCGTCGCCGTGCTGGCGGCCCTGCCCGTCGCCTACTTCGCAGCCCGCCACGACTCGCGGCTCTCGGACCTCTTCGATCGAGCAACCTACGTCGGCTTCGCCGTCCCGGGAATCGTGCTCGCGCTCGCACTGGTCTCGGCGGCCACCGCCTACGACGGCGCCCTCGGGACGCGATTCGACCTCGTTCCGACGATCTACCAGACGATCCCGCTGCTCGTGTTCGCCTACGTCGTCCGCTTCATGCCCCAGGCGGTCGGCACCATCCGGACGAACACGCTCCAGGTCGACCCGAAACTCACCGAGGCCGCCCAGACGCTCGGCTCCTCGCCGCTTTCCGCCTTTCGCAGGATCACCCTGCCACTCGTCAGGCCTGGCATCGTCGCCGGGGCCGCGCTGGTGTTCCTGACGGCGATGAAAGAGCTCCCGGTAACCCTGCTGCTTCAGCCACTCGGGTTCGAGAACCTCGTCACGCTCATCTGGGAGGCCCAGGAGCAGGCCTTCTACCAGTACGCCGTGATCCCCTCGATCATCCTGCTGGTCGTCTCCGGCCTCTCGATGGTCGTCCTCCTCTCCCAGGGCGGTCGCGAAGGACTCTAGCCCGGGCTCGCCTCGCCGTCTATCGGCTCGACCACCGACGGATCGTCGAACGACGGGTCGTTCACTGCCGTCGAGACGGGGTACGCCGTCATCGAATCTGCCGGGTGCGGCCGCAGGTCGGCGACCGGATCCGGCTCGCGCAACCACCGCCGTTCGGCGGCCGGTTCGAGAATCGCCGGCATCCGATCGTGTAGCTCCCCCACCAGTTCGTTCGGTTCCATCGTCACGATCGTCACCGTCTCCGACAGCCCATCGTCGTCGACGTCGCGTTCGATGCCGCCGCCGAACGCGTCGAGGCCGGCCTGCGAGTCGCCAGCCGGCGGCTCACGTCGCTCCCACAGCCCCGCCATCGCGAACGGCCGGTCGTCCTCGAAGGCGATCCGGTAGGGCTGTTTGCCGTTTTCGGTCGGGACCCACTCGTAGAAACCGTCGGCCAGGACGAGACAGCGTCCCGCTGCAGGCGTCTCGCGATCGGACGGCGCCCCCTCGTCGAACCCACCGTCGCTGTTCCGTTTCACGTACGCCGACCGAAAGCTCCGCGTCTCCGCGAGCGTCTCGGCACGCGCGTTGATCAGTCGGTCGCGATCGGCGTCGGCCCACGGCGGCGTGAATCCCCACTCGAGCTGGCGAACCGTCTCCGGTGCTTCGTCCGTGACAACCGGGACGGACTGGCCCGGCGCGGCGTTGTACGTCGGGGTGAACGAGCGCTCGAACCGCGCGTCGAATCGGTCTTCGACGTCCGGCGGCGGGACGAACAGCGAGTACCGGCCACACATACGCCCCGCTCGGGCCGCCAGCACCGAAATCGCTTCGGCCGTCGACGGCCGGGAGTGGGCGAGTGGCAGAGATAACGCGTCGTTGCCACTGCGACACCCGTCAGTTTGGCCAGTAAATCGGCCCCTTCGACAGGCGAGCGGTCAGTAAGGCGTCCGTACCCTTGTGCGTCCGCCGGAAGGGATCGTCCATGGACGCAACGCGAGACGGTGAGCGCGAACCCGTCGAATTCGTCGTCAGCGCGGACGGACGACTCGAACTGCGCGACCCCGATCGACAGGGGCAGTGGCTCTCGACGGACCGACCGGTCGAAATCGTCCGGTAAGAACACCACGTCCACCACGGGCGTAACCCAGTGGCGACAGCGCGAAGAAATTACGACGAGTCGGCGTTTTCGGCGTGTGCCTCGATGTTCGCCCAGACCTCACCCATCACGTCACCCGTCTGTTCGACGAGCGCCTCGACCGCCGGCCCGCAGTCGCCCGGTGCACAGCCGAGATCGCGGATTGCCTTCGTCGTCGAGGCGTGATAGGCGTGGACGACGCCATCGTCCTCGTAGACAACCGTCGTACAGGGCAACAGGCCCGCGAGTTGCGGATCGATCTCGAGGGCATCCCTCGCGATTTCGGCGTGACAGACGACGATCAGCGCCGTCTTTCGGATCTCCTCGTCGAGGACGCCCGCGACGTACTCGTCCAGCCGTGTGAGCGCGACGGTCTCGAACCCCTGGTACTCGTGTTCGAGCTGGACGTGCGCGACGGCGTCCTCGAATTCCAGATCGAGCGTGGTGTGTAACGCCTCTTCGACGGTGGGTGCGGGCTTCGGCGTGGCCATACGTTGCCGCTTCGGGCGCACCAATATTAAACGCTGGATTCGAGACACATGTTGGGAGAATGCGCTCCGGGTCGCTTCGTTCCCCGTTCAGATTCTCGCGGTTCTCACTCACTACGTTCGTTCCGAACCGCGCAGTTCACGAAATCGAGGATCTCGCTCACACTCGATCCTCGCTCCGCCAGGACAGGGATTTGAACCACGCGAAGACGGTCGGCTCGCTCAGCTCACGGTTACACCGTTCGCATCGCGGTTCTCACTTCGTTCACGGGTCGTTTCACTCCCCGGTCACACAAACGAGGCCTCGCGTGCGCTCGGCATCGCACTCGTTCCGAACCGCGCTCCGCTCGCCGCTGCGACTTCTCTACT containing:
- a CDS encoding ABC transporter permease codes for the protein MNIPHVRTDRSEGEGLPIGLTLLSGAIAASMLVPISWLLFEVLTVDPEQVWSDLTRPLTVEVLTNSILLTIGVTTLSILLGVPLAWLTVQTDLPFRRFWTVVVALPLVIPSYIGAFSFVSAFGPRGEFQSILSPLGVDRIPEIYGLPGSIVVITLYTYPYVYLTTRAGLLSFDRTLLDAARTLDHGRWEAFRRVTFPQIRPAITAGALLAALYAVSDFGTPAIMRLRVFTRQIYVEFTSFQSEYAAVLSLQLLAIVLVVLALESRVRSGGRTGSDGAGRGDAADPAVSLGTWRWPATLLPAAVSGLALLVPMWILGLWLVNADPNASDALALQGYHVINSVKVAAAAAIVAVLAALPVAYFAARHDSRLSDLFDRATYVGFAVPGIVLALALVSAATAYDGALGTRFDLVPTIYQTIPLLVFAYVVRFMPQAVGTIRTNTLQVDPKLTEAAQTLGSSPLSAFRRITLPLVRPGIVAGAALVFLTAMKELPVTLLLQPLGFENLVTLIWEAQEQAFYQYAVIPSIILLVVSGLSMVVLLSQGGREGL
- a CDS encoding SOS response-associated peptidase, giving the protein MCGRYSLFVPPPDVEDRFDARFERSFTPTYNAAPGQSVPVVTDEAPETVRQLEWGFTPPWADADRDRLINARAETLAETRSFRSAYVKRNSDGGFDEGAPSDRETPAAGRCLVLADGFYEWVPTENGKQPYRIAFEDDRPFAMAGLWERREPPAGDSQAGLDAFGGGIERDVDDDGLSETVTIVTMEPNELVGELHDRMPAILEPAAERRWLREPDPVADLRPHPADSMTAYPVSTAVNDPSFDDPSVVEPIDGEASPG
- a CDS encoding DUF302 domain-containing protein — its product is MATPKPAPTVEEALHTTLDLEFEDAVAHVQLEHEYQGFETVALTRLDEYVAGVLDEEIRKTALIVVCHAEIARDALEIDPQLAGLLPCTTVVYEDDGVVHAYHASTTKAIRDLGCAPGDCGPAVEALVEQTGDVMGEVWANIEAHAENADSS